The sequence below is a genomic window from Sulfurimonas sp..
GGGATGCAACGTTAGCATTTATAGGTATTATAATTATCTCAATGATCTTAGATGAGATAGGCTTTTTTGAATACTCAGCTATTAAAATGGCAAAACTGAGCGGTGGAAGTGGAAATAAGATGTTTGTGTATATCTTGCTTCTTGGTGCTTTAGTTGCGGCATTTTTTGCCAATGATGGAGCTGCATTGATTCTAACACCTATTCTTCTAGCTAAGATGAAATATTTAAAGATGAATCCTCTGGCTATTTTTGCTTTTTTAATGGCAGGAGGTTTTATAGGAGACAGTGCATCAAATCCTTTAGTTATCTCAAACCTTACAAATATAGTAACGGTTGGATATTTTGACATAGGTTTTGTCGAGTATGCGAAAAATATGTTTTTACCAAACCTATTAAGTATATTTGCTTCGATCATAGTCCTTTGGATCTACTTCCGCAAAGATATTCCTCTTAAAGTAGATGTATCTACTCTTCCTGAGGCAACTTCAGTAATTAAAAATCATACAATGTTTAAATTTTCATGGTTTTTTCTTGGGCTTTTAATGGCAGGATATTTTATTGGAGATTTCTATAATCTACCTGTTTCTGTTTTTGCTCTTGGTGGTGCATTGGTATTTTTACTTATTGCAAACAAATATAAAGCTGTAAAACCTATCATGACGATCAAAGCTGCACCTTGGCAGGTTGTTTGGTTTAGTATTGGACTTTATGTAGTAGTATACGGTCTTAAAAACGCAGGCTTTACAGATGTAATAGCTTCTTGGATAACTACATTAAATAGCTATGGAAATACTACAGCTATTATTGGAACAGGTTTTTTATCTGCATTTATAAGTTCTGTTATGAATAATATGCCAACTATCATGATTATGGATATTGCAATTGACAAAGTTGGTTACGTAGGTAATGAAGCTCTTGTATATGCCAACATATTAGGTTCAAATCTAGGTCCTAAAATGACACCTATAGGTTCACTAGCTACTCTTCTTTGGCTGCATGTACTGGCAAAAAAAGGTGTAAAAATAACTTGGGGTGAATACATGAAGGTAGGTCTTGTTGTAACTCCTCCGGTACTTCTTATAGCACTACTTGGTTTAATTTAAAGCAGTTATGTAATTAGTTAATTTATATATAATGGTATAATTACTAATACTAGCTAAAAAGGGGTTTAGTGTTTAGTTTTAGTAAAATAAAAAATATTGTACTAGTAATTATAATTACATTAATAACGCCTATTATTTTAGGTACTGTTCTAAACTCAATTGTATCTGAACGTTTTATAAGTATACCTCTACACTCTGTAATAGAAACTTCAGGTGGGATCATAGCGATTGTAATATCTATGATCTTTTATGTAAAATCATCTAAAGAGCATATATTAAACCACTTCAACTTTTCAACTACGGCACTTTTAGCTATGGGAATCATAGATATATTTCATGCTTCTGTAATGCCTGGTAAAATGTTTGTATGGCTGCATTCTACCGCCGTGTTTTTTGGTGGTCTGTTTTTTATAAGTGTATGGCTTAAAAATGTACAAGTATCAAGAAAAGTATATATATCTATACCTGTTTTATTCATAGTATTTCCCATAATATTTTCTCTATTATCAATATATTTTCATGAGCTGATTCCACCAATGCTTAATGATGACAACTCGTTCACAACAGCAGCAAATTTTCTAAATATCATTGGCGGAATAGGTTTTTTTATAGCATCTGTAAAGTTTATATCCAACTACATGAAAACAAACAACTTGGATGAACTGCTATTTGCGGGACATACTATGCTGTTTGGCATTGCAGGTGTTTTATTTTTATCTTCTGTAGTATGGGATGCTCAATGGTGGTTATGGCATATTTTAAGATTATTAGCATATATAATCGCATTTTACTTTTTATATAAAGAGTATAAAGATGAGATAGAAATAGTAGAAAAAACAAATGTAGAGCTAGAAATTGCAAATGATAAAATCGTAGAATATCTTGATATTGTTGATAAAAATGTAATTACCTCAACTACCGATACTAAAGGTGTTATTATAAAAGCTAGTCAGGCATTTTGTGATATAAGCGGATATTCCAAAGATGAACTTATTGGAAAACATCACAATATAGTAAGACATCCTGATATGCCTAAAGAGTTGTATAAAGAGCTATGGAGTTATATAAAAAATGGTAAGCAATGGTCTGGGGAGATCTTGAACAGAAGAAAAAACGGAAGTTCATATTGGGTAGAGACAACAATCACACCTCAGTATGATAAGAATAACAATCTTATCAGTTTTACTTCTATTAGACATGATATTACCGATAAAAAAAATATTGAGATCTTGTCAATCACTGATGAACTAACCAACCTATATAATAGAAGATTCTTTAATAAAACAATAGAAAAAGAGATAAACAGAGCCAGACGTGACGGCAAGTTTTTAAGTTTTATGATTTTGGATGTAGATCACTTCAAACTATACAATGACACATATGGTCATATATATGGAGATACCGTACTCAAAAAAATAGGTGAAGTTTTATCTACAAATACAAAAAGAACAAGTGACTATGCTTTTAGACTAGGTGGAGAAGAATTTGGAATAATTTTTTCAGGTGTAAATAAAGAGTGTTCATTTGAATTTGCCAAAAAAATAATAAAAGAGATAGAGGAACTTAAAATACCACATGAAAAAAATTCTGCTAGCAAATATGTTACTGCTTCTGCGGGATTAATTGTTAAAAAAGATGAGTCACTAAAAGATTCTGATAACATATATGCATCCGCTGATCAGCTACTATATGAAGCTAAAGAGAGTGGTAGAAACAAAGTTATTATATAAATTGTTACGATAATTATCACAAAGTGTGATATTTTTTAATTTATCTTTGCTATATGTATAAAATTGTATTATAATAACATCTTATTTATCACAAAGTAGTTACATTTTATATTAGGGAAGATAATGACACAACCAGTAGATATTATTATTGTTGAAGACGACGAGATAACAGCCTTAAATCTCAGTATGTCGTTACAAAAACACGGTTATAACGTGGTAGCAGTTTGTTCTAACGTAACAGATGCAAAAAATAAAATTTCTACTAATATACCAAATTTAGCAATTATTGACATATCTCTCCAAGATATATCCGATGGGATTGAGTTAGCTACGTTTATTAAACAACAATATAATATTCCATTTATATACCTAACATCTCACAGCGATGATGATATTATATCTCAAGCTAAAATCACAGAACCTTACGGATATATCGTAAAACCGTTTGATCCAAGCTCACTTCATGCGACTATTCAGATGGCTTTATTTAAATTTGATGTTGAAAATTCTAGAAAAGATGATCTAAGCTCACTTAAAATGGATAAGCTAAATCTTGAAAAACTTTTATATTCTAAAAGAGCTTCAGATGAACCTATTGTTCCTTTTGGAAGTGATTATCATCTTGATATATCTATATGTGAAACTTTTTACAAGGGTAAAAAGATCAAACTGACAAAAAAAGAGAATGCTTTTTTACGTCTACTTGTAGCTCAACTTGGTCAGGTTGTTACGTTTGAGCAAGCAAGAGATTATGTTTGGGATGAGAGCGGAGCAACTGAAAACAGTGTGAGAACACTGGTATGGAGACTTAGAAACAAACTTGAGACAGATATTATAAAAAATGCCTCAGGTATAGGTTATTTTATAGAAGAATAACTAAACTACTTTAATACTTTGAAGATATTTATAAATATCTTCATAAGATCCTTTATAGTTATAATCATCTACTTTTGCTTTTGCTTTTTGTTCCATTTCACTTGCTAACTTTTGTAAGAACTCTATTCTAAAGTTTGCACTTGATCCTTTGATACTATGAGATTGTAAAGCTATATTTTTATAATCTTTTTTATCTATTGAAATTGCAAGTTCTGGTAAAATAGTTGACATCTTTTTTAGATACAACTCAAGAAGCATTGTAAGTTCATCTCTTGTTAGTTGCAGCTCTTCCATAAGCTTGTCCGTATCAAGACCTTCTACACTTTTACTAGATTCTACAACTTTACTTTTTACTTGTTTTTTATCATCTTCTTCAAGATATTTGTCAAAAACTTTTTCAAGCTCTTTTATAACTATAGGTTTTCCTAAAAATGAATCAAATCCGCTTTTAAGACCACGCTCTTTAGCCCCTTTGATCACGTTAGCAGTAAGTGCTGAAATCGGAGTATGTTTTAATCCTATATTTTTTTCATAGTTTAGTATCTTTGCAACAGACTTATTCCCGTCCATTATAGGCATCTGCTCATCCATAAGTATAAGATCATACTCATCGTTATTTTCCCTATATAGATCATATGCTTCTAAACCGTTGTTTGCTATATCAAAATCTAGACCGTATTTTGACAACATTATTTTTATCAGTTCTTGGTTTGCTTCATTATCTTCAGCAACCAGTATTTTCCCTTTATAGCTCTTTATTTTACGCTGGTTTATTATATGTTTCTTGCTAGGATTTAACAGTGCCAGAAACTTAGATTTAAACTTTGCACAATATAGAGGGAAAGTAGCTGACTGTATATGCTGATACCCTTCATATTCACTGTTTTCTTTACTCATTAAAGCTATATATTTTTTATCTGCTGAATTTATAATATACTCTTTAAGAGTCTTATCTTGCAGATCTTCACTTATAAAAAATGCAATATCAAATGCAATATCAAGATTATTAACTATATCAATCTTTATATCAAATAAATTAAAATATCTCAGTATAGAGTCAAGTTTGTATCTGCTTTTTTCATTGTTAAAATAAAAAACAATTTTTTTATCAAATATGTTTGGCATACCACCCATAACCGTACAAGTCAGACTCTCTACTTTTACAGGCACATCAAGATAAAATGTACTACCCTCGCCCAGTTTTGACTCAACATGGACATCACCCTTCATCAGGTTTGCCAGTTGTCTACATATTGATAAGCCAAGTCCTGTACCGCTTGTAAAATCCAATGTCTTGTCATGTGCTTGCGTAAACGCAGAAAAAATAATCTTTTGATTTTTTTCACTTATACCTACACCGCTGTCATTTACACTTATACTAAGCATCTGATCTTTACATTTAGCTTCAACAGATATTCTACCGCCATGTGGTGTAAACTTTATGGCATTACTTAAAAAATTTGATATTATCTGTTTAATTCTAAGTGCATCTGCATATATTTCACCTGGAATTTTAGGATCTATAAAAGAGACTATTGTGATATTTTTATTTGATGCTGAAGCAACAAACAACTCCAGTGTATGGCTGATCTCATCATGAAGAGAAAAAAACTTAGGTTCTATTGTAAACTCGCCGCTTCTTAGTTTTGAGAAATCCAATATATCGTTAATAATACTAAGAAGTGTTTCACCACTTGTATTAATAGTATCTAAATAGTTTCTGTGTTTATCAGACAACTCTTCATCTCTAAGAACATTTACAAAACCAATAATTGCATTTAATGGTGTACGTATCTCATGTGACATGTTGGAGAGGAAATGATCTTTTGCCAAAGTTGCTTTTTCGGCTTTTGCCCTAGCATCTGTAAGTTTTTGAAAGATTGTATCTGTATAGTATCTAAGTATTCCTCGAAAGTTTTGATCAAACAGATATGAGATCTCATCAAAAATATCTTTTGAATTAATCTTTGCGTCATATGTAAAATCAACCATAGAACGGCGAAAGTGACTACATATTTCAAAAAGCTCATCTGCACTGATTTCTCTGTTTTTTAGATAAGCTAAAAGTTCTTTCATTACAGGGCAGTTGCCAATCTCTGTTTCACCACTTATAACACCCATAAAATAATCAAACACGCCAGAACCGTATATCTCTATAAAGCTTTTTGGTTCAATTGAGTGCTGAAGAAGTATTTTTTTTGGAGAATCATATGAAATCCAATTTGCCAATATATCCTCTTTAGCTTCTATAAAATTACTTCTATGCTTTACTAATTCTTTACTTTTAATCTTCATGTCAGCTATTTTTTTAATATTTTACTTATGATCTCATACGAGTTTTTAGAAAGTGATTCAACACTAACAATTCTTTCGAGTTCAGTTTTTATGAGGGCTTTATTGGTATCATTCATCTTCTCATATATTTTAAATGCACCTGCTAACGCTGAGGCCATTTGAGCATTGATTTTATCTATCTCTAAAATTTTATCTGCAACAAATTTATACCCTAGTCCGTCTTTTGCATGGAAGTGTTTATAGTTTCTTGCAAATACTCCAATTAGTGAACGTACAAGATTTGGTACTTTTTCATCATAAGCCTCATCGTTTTGAAGAGCCATAACACGATCTAGAGTACCAGCTCTCTCAGATGCCGATAGTATTGCAAAATATTTATTCATTACGAGTGTGTCTTTTTTATATTTTGAATAAAAATCTGCTAAAGCGATTGCACTCTCTTTTTGTGTCGTATTTTCAAGTATATCCAAGGCTATTATTTTATCAGTCATCGTTACAGAGTTTTCATATTGATCATAAGCTAAAGCTGTAATTTCCACATCTTCAAGAGCACTCAACATTTTTAAAACCCTATTTTTAATTGCGCGCTCACCCATACTCTGTGAATCAATTGCGTCATTTTTAGGTTGATGGTTTTGTTTGTACAGTACGATAAGTTTATCTCTATATACACTAGCAAGATGTTTTTTCAGTTTTTCTCTTACCTCATACAGCGGTTCAAAATCAACCACCTCTTGTCTTTGCATAAGCGTAGATATAGAAGGCAGTTCAAGTACAAGTGCTTTAAATGACAGATCCAGCTTTGCATCTAAAATAAACCCGTAAGTTTTTACAAAATCTTCATTTATCTCTTTTGCATTCATCATATCCTCAAGTGTCTCAATAGCATATGACTGCATAGACTCATATTTCACAAAAGAGTTTGAGTCGTGTCTGCTTAAAAATGGGTAATCATTTTTTTCCTGTTTGATAATTACAGGTGCTGAAAAGTCACGGTTGATCGATAAAATAGGCTTAGAAGGAAGTTTCCAAGTGAACTCTTCAAACTCTTTTGAAACTATTATTATCTCCTCTAAACTTTCCCTGCCAGATTCTTCTAATAGTGCTATTTTCAGAGGAAAATAGTAAGCTTTTTGAGCTTTTCCATCTAGCGTATTTGGAATTACCTGAGTTAAACGAAGTGTATAAGTACCATTCTCATATTTTTCACTTACCAGTAACCTAGGTGTTCCGTTTTGGTGGTACCATCTCTCAAATTGTGTCAGGTCAACTTCGCTTGCTTCACTCATTGCCCATAAAAAATCTTTTGTAGTTACAGCCTGACCATCAAAACTTTGAAAATACAGATCGGTTGCTTTTCTGTAGTTTTTTTCTCCCAAAAGAGTGTGAATCATACGGATAACCTCAGCACCTTTTTCGTATACGGTTGCGGTGTAGAAGTTATTCATAGATATATATGACTCGGGCTGAATCGGGTGTGATGTTGGTGATGCATCTTCAACAAACTGACGATCACGCAGAGCTTTTACATCTTCTATACGCTGAACCTCTTTAGAGTTTAGATCAGCAGAAAAACACTGATCACGAAAAACAGTAAGACCCTCTTTTAGAGTCAGTTGGAACCAATCGCGACACGTAATCCTATTACCTGTCCAATTATGAAAATACTCATGTGCAATTACACTTTGAATACCCATAAAGTCCCTGTCGGTTGCAAGTTCTTCATTTGCTAAAACATAATGGGAATTAAAAATATTAAGCCCCTTGTTCTCCATTGCACCCATATTAAAACTGTCAACCGCCACTATATTGTAGATATCCAGATCATACTCACGACCATACTTTTGCTCATCCCATAGCATTGCATCTTTAAGTGATTTCATAGCGTGGTAACATTTTGATTCGTTTCCAAGATCACAATATATATTTAACTCGATCTCTTTTTTACCCATAGTTGTAAAACTATCTGTTATGGAACCTAAATCACCGGCAACCAATGCAAAAAGATACGATGGTTTAGGATGAGGATCAAACCATGTAACACTATGTTTATCACCTAAATCACTAGTAGTTTTTTTATTTCCGTTTGCTAATAGTACAGGGTATCTTTTTTTGTCCGCTATAACAGTTGTCGTATACACAGACATAACGTCAGGCCTGTCTATATACGGGGTAATTCTTCTAAAACCTTCAGGTTCATTTTGAGTACAAAAAATTGAACCTGACTTATACAAACCTTCCAATTCTGTATTGTTTTGCGGATATATTTTATTTTTTATCTTTAACGTAAACTCAGCAGGGACATTATTTACACTCAATACTTCATCTTTATAGCTGTATCTAGTATCATCTATTTTTAAATCATTTATATATATTTCCAATAGTTCTAGATCGATACTGTCAAGCTTTAATGTAAATGCAGGATCAATTTCCTGAGATTTAATCTGCATAACATTCGTAACCGTAGTAAATTCCTCTTCAAGTTCAAACGTTAAATCTAAACTCTTCACTTTGTAGTAAGGTTTTTTATAATCTTTTAAATATATTGTTTTTACCATTAATCCCTCTTAATTTTATACTGAAAGTAGATTTCTACCATTTTCTTTTGATTTATACAATAGATCATCTGCTCTTTTTAGCAAACTGTCTATTGATTCGTTATTTTGAAATTCAACTAAACCTATACTTAAAGTAACTTGTTTATCAATTTCAAAATTATACTCAGAAATATTTTTCATAATTCTTTCTAAAGAATGCTTTGCATCATCCATACCTGTGTCCGGCAATATTAACAAAAATTCTTCACCGCCGTATCTTCCTATATGATCAATTTCACGAATATTTTTCTTAATAATATCAACCATACGAATCAGAACACTATCACCTTTGTCATGACCAAACTCATCATTTATCTTTTTAAACCAGTCAACATCCGCCATAGCCAAACACAGTTTTGTGTTGTTTCTAGCAGCTCTTTTTATCTCATGGTCTAAAATCTTTATAATTGAGTAACGGTTATGTGCTTGAGTCAAATAATCTGTTTTTGCAATCTTCTCCAACTCTTTTGTTATTTGGACA
It includes:
- a CDS encoding arsenic transporter, producing MTLAIAVFLITLVFVIWQPKGLQIGTTAVVGAIIALLVGVVNFTDVFTVIDIVWDATLAFIGIIIISMILDEIGFFEYSAIKMAKLSGGSGNKMFVYILLLGALVAAFFANDGAALILTPILLAKMKYLKMNPLAIFAFLMAGGFIGDSASNPLVISNLTNIVTVGYFDIGFVEYAKNMFLPNLLSIFASIIVLWIYFRKDIPLKVDVSTLPEATSVIKNHTMFKFSWFFLGLLMAGYFIGDFYNLPVSVFALGGALVFLLIANKYKAVKPIMTIKAAPWQVVWFSIGLYVVVYGLKNAGFTDVIASWITTLNSYGNTTAIIGTGFLSAFISSVMNNMPTIMIMDIAIDKVGYVGNEALVYANILGSNLGPKMTPIGSLATLLWLHVLAKKGVKITWGEYMKVGLVVTPPVLLIALLGLI
- a CDS encoding diguanylate cyclase domain-containing protein, translated to MFSFSKIKNIVLVIIITLITPIILGTVLNSIVSERFISIPLHSVIETSGGIIAIVISMIFYVKSSKEHILNHFNFSTTALLAMGIIDIFHASVMPGKMFVWLHSTAVFFGGLFFISVWLKNVQVSRKVYISIPVLFIVFPIIFSLLSIYFHELIPPMLNDDNSFTTAANFLNIIGGIGFFIASVKFISNYMKTNNLDELLFAGHTMLFGIAGVLFLSSVVWDAQWWLWHILRLLAYIIAFYFLYKEYKDEIEIVEKTNVELEIANDKIVEYLDIVDKNVITSTTDTKGVIIKASQAFCDISGYSKDELIGKHHNIVRHPDMPKELYKELWSYIKNGKQWSGEILNRRKNGSSYWVETTITPQYDKNNNLISFTSIRHDITDKKNIEILSITDELTNLYNRRFFNKTIEKEINRARRDGKFLSFMILDVDHFKLYNDTYGHIYGDTVLKKIGEVLSTNTKRTSDYAFRLGGEEFGIIFSGVNKECSFEFAKKIIKEIEELKIPHEKNSASKYVTASAGLIVKKDESLKDSDNIYASADQLLYEAKESGRNKVII
- a CDS encoding response regulator; this translates as MTQPVDIIIVEDDEITALNLSMSLQKHGYNVVAVCSNVTDAKNKISTNIPNLAIIDISLQDISDGIELATFIKQQYNIPFIYLTSHSDDDIISQAKITEPYGYIVKPFDPSSLHATIQMALFKFDVENSRKDDLSSLKMDKLNLEKLLYSKRASDEPIVPFGSDYHLDISICETFYKGKKIKLTKKENAFLRLLVAQLGQVVTFEQARDYVWDESGATENSVRTLVWRLRNKLETDIIKNASGIGYFIEE
- a CDS encoding ATP-binding protein, with product MKIKSKELVKHRSNFIEAKEDILANWISYDSPKKILLQHSIEPKSFIEIYGSGVFDYFMGVISGETEIGNCPVMKELLAYLKNREISADELFEICSHFRRSMVDFTYDAKINSKDIFDEISYLFDQNFRGILRYYTDTIFQKLTDARAKAEKATLAKDHFLSNMSHEIRTPLNAIIGFVNVLRDEELSDKHRNYLDTINTSGETLLSIINDILDFSKLRSGEFTIEPKFFSLHDEISHTLELFVASASNKNITIVSFIDPKIPGEIYADALRIKQIISNFLSNAIKFTPHGGRISVEAKCKDQMLSISVNDSGVGISEKNQKIIFSAFTQAHDKTLDFTSGTGLGLSICRQLANLMKGDVHVESKLGEGSTFYLDVPVKVESLTCTVMGGMPNIFDKKIVFYFNNEKSRYKLDSILRYFNLFDIKIDIVNNLDIAFDIAFFISEDLQDKTLKEYIINSADKKYIALMSKENSEYEGYQHIQSATFPLYCAKFKSKFLALLNPSKKHIINQRKIKSYKGKILVAEDNEANQELIKIMLSKYGLDFDIANNGLEAYDLYRENNDEYDLILMDEQMPIMDGNKSVAKILNYEKNIGLKHTPISALTANVIKGAKERGLKSGFDSFLGKPIVIKELEKVFDKYLEEDDKKQVKSKVVESSKSVEGLDTDKLMEELQLTRDELTMLLELYLKKMSTILPELAISIDKKDYKNIALQSHSIKGSSANFRIEFLQKLASEMEQKAKAKVDDYNYKGSYEDIYKYLQSIKVV
- the pepN gene encoding aminopeptidase N, producing the protein MVKTIYLKDYKKPYYKVKSLDLTFELEEEFTTVTNVMQIKSQEIDPAFTLKLDSIDLELLEIYINDLKIDDTRYSYKDEVLSVNNVPAEFTLKIKNKIYPQNNTELEGLYKSGSIFCTQNEPEGFRRITPYIDRPDVMSVYTTTVIADKKRYPVLLANGNKKTTSDLGDKHSVTWFDPHPKPSYLFALVAGDLGSITDSFTTMGKKEIELNIYCDLGNESKCYHAMKSLKDAMLWDEQKYGREYDLDIYNIVAVDSFNMGAMENKGLNIFNSHYVLANEELATDRDFMGIQSVIAHEYFHNWTGNRITCRDWFQLTLKEGLTVFRDQCFSADLNSKEVQRIEDVKALRDRQFVEDASPTSHPIQPESYISMNNFYTATVYEKGAEVIRMIHTLLGEKNYRKATDLYFQSFDGQAVTTKDFLWAMSEASEVDLTQFERWYHQNGTPRLLVSEKYENGTYTLRLTQVIPNTLDGKAQKAYYFPLKIALLEESGRESLEEIIIVSKEFEEFTWKLPSKPILSINRDFSAPVIIKQEKNDYPFLSRHDSNSFVKYESMQSYAIETLEDMMNAKEINEDFVKTYGFILDAKLDLSFKALVLELPSISTLMQRQEVVDFEPLYEVREKLKKHLASVYRDKLIVLYKQNHQPKNDAIDSQSMGERAIKNRVLKMLSALEDVEITALAYDQYENSVTMTDKIIALDILENTTQKESAIALADFYSKYKKDTLVMNKYFAILSASERAGTLDRVMALQNDEAYDEKVPNLVRSLIGVFARNYKHFHAKDGLGYKFVADKILEIDKINAQMASALAGAFKIYEKMNDTNKALIKTELERIVSVESLSKNSYEIISKILKK